In Zingiber officinale cultivar Zhangliang chromosome 8B, Zo_v1.1, whole genome shotgun sequence, a single genomic region encodes these proteins:
- the LOC122015696 gene encoding 3-ketoacyl-CoA synthase 4-like: MKGGGASKEVGEQAPLPARRESRRLPDFLQSVNLKYVKLGYHYLITHLLTLLLIPLMVVVLLEAAQTDPDDLRQLWRHLQYNLISVLACSSFFVVGATVYIMRRPRPVYLVDYACYRPPVKLEVPFQVFMSHSQLCGAFNESALEFQRRILERSGLGQETYLPAALHDLPPRPSMATAREEAEQVMFGALDNLFKSTGVKPKDVGILVVNCSLFNPTPSLSAMIVNRYKLRGNIKSFNLGGMGCSAGVISLDLARDLLQVHRATYAVVVSTENITQNWYFGNRKSMLIPNCLFRVGAAAVLLSNRSADRRRAKYKLLHVVRTHHGADDRAFRCVYQEQDENSKVGVSLSKDLMAIAGEALKINITTLGPLVLPISEQLLFFATLVAKKLFNGKVKPYIPDFKLAFDHFCIHAGGRAVIDELEKNLQLRPEHVEASRMTLHRFGNTSSSSIWYELAYTEAKGRMRKGHRVWQIAFGSGFKCNSAVWQALHNVKASPDNSPWQDCVHIYPVEIIDGFPTQPSEHQQ; this comes from the coding sequence ATGAAGGGAGGAGGAGCATCGAAGGAGGTCGGCGAGCAGGCGCCGCTGCCTGCACGGCGGGAGAGCCGGCGGTTGCCGGACTTCTTGCAGAGCGTGAACCTTAAATACGTTAAGCTGGGCTACCACTACCTTATCACCCACCTGCTGACCCTGCTGTTGATACCTCTGATGGTGGTGGTCCTCTTGGAGGCGGCGCAGACTGACCCGGATGACCTCCGACAGCTATGGCGCCATCTTCAGTACAATCTCATCAGCGTCCTCGCCTGTTCCTCTTTCTTCGTCGTCGGCGCTACCGTGTACATCATGAGGCGGCCCCGCCCCGTGTACCTGGTAGACTACGCCTGCTATCGCCCGCCGGTGAAACTTGAGGTGCCCTTCCAGGTGTTCATGTCGCATTCGCAGCTCTGCGGGGCATTCAACGAGTCGGCCCTTGAGTTCCAGCGCCggatcctcgagcgctccggaCTCGGTCAGGAGACCTACCTGCCCGCCGCGTTGCACGACCTCCCGCCCCGCCCTTCCATGGCCACCGCCCGCGAGGAGGCGGAGCAGGTCATGTTCGGCGCTTTGGACAACCTCTTCAAGAGCACCGGCGTCAAGCCCAAGGACGTCGGCATCCTCGTCGTCAATTGCAGTCTTTTTAATCCCACTCCGTCCCTCTCCGCCATGATCGTCAACCGCTACAAGCTCCGCGGCAACATCAAGAGCTTCAACCTCGGCGGCATGGGTTGCAGCGCTGGCGTCATCTCTCTCGACCTCGCTCGCGACCTCCTCCAGGTCCACCGCGCCACCTACGCGGTCGTGGTCAGCACCGAGAACATCACGCAAAATTGGTATTTTGGGAACCGCAAGTCAATGCTCATCCCCAATTGCCTTTTCCGTGTCGGAGCCGCCGCCGTGTTGCTCTCCAACCGTTCGGCCGACCGACGTCGCGCCAAGTACAAGCTCCTCCACGTGGTCCGCACCCACCACGGCGCCGATGACAGGGCCTTCCGTTGCGTCTACCAGGAGCAGGACGAGAACAGCAAGGTCGGCGTGTCCCTCTCCAAGGACCTCATGGCCATCGCCGGGGAGGCACTCAAGATCAACATCACCACCCTCGGTCCTCTTGTCCTTCCAATTAGCGAACAACTCCTCTTCTTCGCGACTCTCGTTGCCAAGAAGCTCTTCAATGGCAAGGTGAAGCCCTATATCCCGGACTTCAAGCTCGCCTTTGACCATTTCTGCATCCATGCCGGAGGCAGGGCTGTGATCGACGAGCTAGAGAAGAATCTGCAACTCCGACCTGAGCATGTGGAAGCTTCACGGATGACCCTGCACCGGTTTGGCAACACCTCCTCAAGTTCTATCTGGTACGAGCTCGCATACACTGAGGCCAAGGGGAGGATGCGCAAGGGACATCGAGTGTGGCAGATTGCTTTTGGAAGCGGCTTCAAATGCAACAGTGCAGTGTGGCAGGCTCTCCACAACGTGAAAGCTTCTCCAGATAACAGTCCATGGCAGGATTGCGTCCATATATACCCTGTTGAAATCATTGATGGGTTTCCAACTCAGCCATCAGAACACCAACAGTGA
- the LOC122013655 gene encoding probable CCR4-associated factor 1 homolog 11 translates to MAVTAAVPVNGSMLISSASASRVEVRSVWAHNLDQEFALIRSALPFHPFVALDTEYPGVVLTSKNPYCTLTVPQRYDLIRANVDVLSIVQVGLTLSDAAGNLPCFLYNDGTFVRYVWEFNFCDFDIDRDRYAPSSVELLKAHGIDFQKNKAWGIDSHRFAMHLVASGLLCLGQFSVVSWVTFQGAYDFAFLVKMLTGGNKLPQSLHEFLGLVRFFFGERVFDVKHLSKHCHGLYGGLERVASAVQVERALGCRHQSGSDSLLTWQVFFQIASRVNPELINRPEHIGALFGLELIP, encoded by the coding sequence ATGGCGGTGACTGCAGCTGTGCCTGTGAACGGCAGCATGCTAATTTCCTCTGCCTCTGCCAGCAGAGTCGAGGTTCGCTCCGTGTGGGCTCACAACCTCGACCAGGAGTTCGCCCTCATCCGCTCCGCCCTCCCCTTTCATCCTTTCGTCGCGTTGGACACTGAGTACCCTGGCGTCGTTCTCACCTCCAAGAATCCCTATTGCACCCTCACTGTCCCTCAGCGTTACGACTTGATCCGCGCCAACGTCGATGTCCTCAGCATAGTCCAAGTCGGCCTCACCCTCTCAGATGCTGCCGGTAACCTCCCCTGCTTCCTCTACAATGATGGCACTTTTGTGCGCTACGTGTGGGAATTTAATTTTTGTGACTTCGACATCGATCGCGATCGCTATGCCCCTTCCTCTGTCGAGCTACTCAAGGCTCATGGCATCGACTTCCAAAAGAATAAAGCGTGGGGCATAGACTCTCATCGGTTCGCCATGCACCTCGTGGCCTCCGGTTTGCTTTGCTTGGGCCAATTTTCGGTTGTATCCTGGGTTACCTTCCAAGGTGCTTACGACTTCGCCTTCCTAGTGAAGATGCTCACTGGCGGCAATAAGTTACCACAATCCCTCCATGAGTTCTTGGGCCTTGTTCGTTTCTTCTTCGGGGAGAGGGTGTTCGATGTGAAGCACCTGAGTAAGCATTGTCATGGGCTTTATGGTGGATTGGAGCGGGTGGCTTCCGCCGTCCAAGTTGAGCGAGCATTGGGCTGTCGACATCAGTCTGGCTCCGACAGTTTACTAACATGGCAAGTGTTTTTTCAAATCGCTTCTCGTGTGAATCCGGAACTGATCAACCGTCCGGAGCATATTGGAGCACTTTTCGGACTCGAACTTATACCATGA